In one window of Cytophagaceae bacterium ABcell3 DNA:
- the gdhA gene encoding NADP-specific glutamate dehydrogenase — protein sequence MSENKEDELIARVRKINPHEKEFLQAVEEVVHSVRKVFERHPEYKKLKILERIVEPERIITFRVCWQDDQGEVQVNRGYRVQMNSAIGPYKGGLRFHPSVNYSILKFLAFEQIFKNALTSLPMGGGKGGADFDPKGKSDAEIMRFCHAYMQELYRHIGAFTDIPAGDIGVGSREIGYLFGMYKKIRNEFTGVLTGKGEYWGGSVIRPEATGYGLIYFASNMLKTKNDSLKGKRCLVSGSGNVAQFAIEKLIHEGGIPISASDSDGCIIDHEGIDMEKLEFIKKIKNQERRRIKAYIEKYPHAEYHPCDGKGFCNPIWTKEADCAFPCAVQNEISKNDAENLIANGIKLIAEGANMPCTSEAIELIQKSKILYAPGKAANAGGVAVSGLEMTQNRMGVYWNNEDVDAQLKGIMKNIHDVCLQAAEEYDMPGNYLEGANIFGFLKVAEAMKAQGVV from the coding sequence ATGTCAGAGAATAAAGAAGACGAACTCATAGCCCGTGTCAGAAAAATTAATCCACATGAGAAAGAATTTCTTCAAGCGGTTGAGGAAGTAGTACATTCCGTTAGAAAAGTATTCGAAAGACACCCTGAGTACAAAAAGTTAAAAATACTTGAGCGAATAGTCGAACCTGAGCGGATAATTACCTTTCGTGTATGTTGGCAAGACGACCAGGGAGAAGTACAGGTAAACCGTGGGTATAGAGTACAAATGAACTCTGCTATTGGCCCATACAAAGGAGGCTTAAGGTTTCACCCGTCTGTAAACTACAGTATCCTAAAGTTTTTGGCATTTGAGCAAATTTTTAAAAACGCCTTGACCAGTTTGCCTATGGGTGGAGGAAAAGGGGGAGCAGACTTTGACCCAAAAGGAAAGTCGGATGCTGAAATTATGCGGTTTTGCCATGCATACATGCAGGAACTTTATCGTCATATTGGTGCATTTACTGATATTCCTGCAGGAGATATAGGTGTTGGCTCAAGAGAAATAGGTTACCTTTTCGGAATGTACAAAAAGATCCGAAATGAATTTACCGGGGTACTTACCGGCAAGGGCGAATATTGGGGAGGTAGCGTTATTAGGCCTGAAGCAACCGGGTATGGACTTATTTACTTTGCCTCAAACATGCTTAAAACTAAAAACGACTCCCTTAAAGGAAAAAGGTGTTTGGTTTCAGGATCAGGAAATGTAGCGCAATTTGCCATTGAAAAACTCATCCATGAAGGCGGAATACCTATCAGTGCTTCAGATTCTGACGGGTGCATCATAGACCACGAAGGGATTGATATGGAAAAGCTTGAATTTATAAAAAAGATAAAAAACCAAGAAAGAAGAAGAATAAAAGCCTATATCGAAAAATACCCTCACGCCGAATATCATCCATGTGATGGCAAAGGGTTCTGCAATCCGATTTGGACTAAAGAGGCCGACTGTGCATTTCCGTGTGCTGTACAAAATGAAATCAGTAAAAATGATGCGGAAAACCTTATAGCTAACGGGATTAAATTAATAGCCGAGGGCGCTAACATGCCATGTACCTCTGAAGCTATCGAGTTGATACAAAAGTCAAAAATCCTTTACGCTCCAGGCAAAGCAGCCAATGCAGGAGGCGTGGCAGTATCGGGACTTGAAATGACACAAAACCGTATGGGAGTGTATTGGAACAACGAAGATGTAGACGCGCAGCTTAAAGGTATTATGAAAAATATTCACGATGTGTGTCTTCAAGCAGCAGAAGAATATGATATGCCCGGAAACTATCTGGAAGGAGCTAATATATTTGGTTTCCTGAAAGTTGCAGAAGCAATGAAAGCCCAAGGAGTGGTTTAA
- a CDS encoding DUF2141 domain-containing protein, whose translation MKVIIKSLLVIFLSIIISSATFSEKGRIVIEVEGLRNSEGSVLVSIFKNKDYLEEKGVVSYVVGKVKDKQCVLTSEELPYGDYAIVLIHDENDNGEMDYNFMKIPKEGVGFSNNPKLGLSKPSYEETKFNLDAKEVKLNIKMKYF comes from the coding sequence ATGAAAGTAATCATAAAGTCACTTTTAGTTATATTTTTAAGCATTATAATTTCTTCAGCGACATTTTCTGAGAAAGGAAGAATTGTAATAGAAGTGGAAGGATTAAGAAATTCAGAGGGTAGTGTTTTGGTCAGTATATTCAAGAACAAAGATTATCTGGAAGAAAAAGGAGTTGTTTCCTATGTGGTGGGAAAAGTCAAGGACAAGCAATGCGTGTTGACAAGTGAAGAATTGCCTTATGGAGATTATGCAATCGTGCTTATTCACGACGAGAATGATAATGGGGAGATGGATTACAACTTCATGAAGATACCTAAGGAAGGCGTTGGGTTTTCAAACAACCCTAAATTGGGTCTGAGCAAGCCCTCTTATGAAGAAACTAAGTTTAATCTTGATGCTAAAGAGGTAAAGCTCAATATTAAAATGAAATATTTTTAG
- a CDS encoding thioredoxin family protein: MKSFLSIILLLLVYVGHAQGVDVPVGKTEYKELQTFEWYELGYENYRPKKRVVNDLGNDLNQFQVLIFGGTWCPDTQKLLPHFYKVLHDAGYPLDDVSLYLLDFDKSSPEGEEENYAIKYIPTLVLMKDGEEVGRIVERVKKSVEVDLREIIRDK; the protein is encoded by the coding sequence ATGAAAAGTTTCTTAAGTATAATATTATTGTTACTGGTGTATGTAGGCCATGCTCAAGGTGTAGACGTGCCTGTGGGCAAAACAGAATATAAAGAGTTACAAACATTTGAATGGTATGAACTTGGTTATGAAAACTATAGGCCTAAAAAAAGAGTAGTAAACGACCTTGGGAATGACCTTAACCAGTTTCAGGTTCTGATTTTTGGTGGCACTTGGTGTCCTGATACGCAAAAGCTTTTGCCTCATTTTTACAAAGTGCTTCATGATGCAGGTTACCCCTTAGATGATGTTTCGCTTTATTTGTTGGATTTTGATAAGTCAAGCCCTGAAGGGGAGGAAGAGAACTATGCAATAAAATACATTCCCACTTTAGTCCTAATGAAAGATGGGGAAGAGGTTGGTCGTATTGTGGAACGGGTAAAGAAAAGCGTGGAAGTTGACTTAAGGGAAATTATTCGTGATAAGTAG
- a CDS encoding M48 family metallopeptidase yields MKKLYLINFIFLFLINGLSAQDYQLLRSEGKIPNDFTTLSSETYKQETEQIEDGIKRREKKAQKNFFLENSFRLRELLNSGKVLFNDPVTNYINKVADELLKDNPQLRSEIRIYAVKSPHVNAFATNSGMIFVNLGLLAQLTTEAQLAFILSHEMVHYTHNHVLEGYIETQKIKQSKGMYKKLSVEEKLLAKNNYSKERETEADLEGLEIFLRSNYSTNKIMGVFDVLQYAYLPFDDIKFERSFFETDHLKFPEDYFLETANEIVEPEEGDESKSTHPSINKRREYIFNEIADIDSKGKKDFIVSEEDFLDVRKKARYEIAHLYQQSLNYEKAIYQAYMLLKEDPESLFLQKIIAKSLYALTTYYNEGDKQKVHTAADRIEGESSQLFHLFESMSAKDMNTVTLNYLWDLNKKHPDDLEISLLTDKVFESLVEKHFQNRDKLSSVERNELAKTVQQEEEEDEVDIAKLTKYEKIKHQQKKKKEVEENKEFTYFAFIDKLQDKDFVRKFDEIEESITKKNTKKKETAKERKARIKRETREKQLIKRRGHAHGIDKMVVFNPFYIKLDHRKDQPRKFLKSENAQLGLSERIFKNANLNNLDLEVIDDIVFKENDLEKYNDLAFLNSWFKERLSHLDNQVPITNLDRELVNELISKYDTKYFCWMGILGHTSRKGGKLGNLLLASSLGYLFVPAIPYYLFKMVTPEYATNFYCLVLDIKTGEIVHAQAESIGYMDSSSQINATLYDLFYQIKTNR; encoded by the coding sequence ATGAAAAAACTCTACTTAATAAATTTTATTTTCCTGTTTTTAATTAATGGACTTTCCGCCCAAGACTACCAGCTCTTGCGATCAGAAGGAAAAATCCCTAACGACTTTACCACACTCTCATCAGAAACCTATAAGCAAGAAACAGAGCAGATTGAAGATGGTATTAAACGCAGAGAAAAAAAAGCACAAAAAAACTTTTTCCTAGAAAACAGCTTTAGGCTACGTGAACTGTTAAATAGTGGGAAAGTGCTGTTTAACGACCCTGTAACTAACTACATCAATAAAGTAGCTGACGAGCTCTTAAAAGACAACCCACAACTTAGGAGCGAAATCAGAATTTATGCGGTCAAATCTCCCCACGTAAATGCATTTGCCACTAATTCAGGGATGATATTTGTTAACCTTGGATTATTGGCCCAGTTGACTACAGAAGCACAGCTTGCTTTTATACTCAGTCACGAAATGGTGCACTATACCCACAACCATGTCTTAGAAGGCTATATTGAAACACAAAAAATAAAGCAAAGCAAAGGCATGTACAAGAAACTTTCAGTAGAGGAAAAGCTTTTGGCCAAAAACAATTACTCTAAAGAAAGGGAAACTGAAGCGGATCTGGAAGGCCTTGAAATTTTCTTAAGGAGTAACTATAGCACCAACAAAATTATGGGCGTATTTGATGTGCTACAATATGCCTACCTTCCTTTTGATGATATTAAGTTTGAAAGATCTTTTTTTGAAACAGACCATCTCAAATTCCCTGAAGATTATTTTCTGGAAACAGCCAATGAGATAGTAGAGCCAGAGGAAGGAGATGAAAGCAAAAGCACCCACCCTAGCATTAACAAAAGACGGGAATACATATTCAATGAAATAGCGGATATTGACTCCAAAGGCAAAAAAGATTTCATTGTCTCAGAAGAAGATTTTCTGGATGTCAGAAAAAAGGCCAGATATGAAATTGCGCATTTATATCAGCAAAGCCTAAATTACGAAAAAGCAATTTATCAAGCATACATGCTATTAAAAGAAGATCCAGAAAGCCTCTTCCTTCAAAAAATAATTGCAAAATCATTGTACGCCTTAACCACTTATTACAATGAAGGCGACAAACAAAAAGTACATACGGCCGCAGATAGAATAGAAGGAGAAAGTTCTCAGCTTTTCCACCTTTTTGAATCTATGAGTGCCAAAGACATGAATACAGTGACCCTCAATTACCTCTGGGATTTAAATAAAAAACACCCTGACGACTTAGAAATTTCATTGCTCACAGATAAAGTTTTTGAATCTTTAGTAGAAAAACATTTTCAAAACCGTGATAAGTTATCGAGTGTCGAAAGAAATGAACTAGCCAAAACTGTACAGCAAGAAGAAGAAGAGGATGAGGTAGACATAGCAAAACTGACCAAGTATGAAAAAATAAAACATCAGCAAAAGAAGAAGAAGGAAGTAGAGGAAAACAAAGAGTTTACCTATTTCGCTTTTATAGACAAGTTACAAGATAAAGACTTTGTCAGAAAGTTTGATGAGATTGAAGAGTCAATTACAAAAAAGAACACCAAGAAGAAGGAAACCGCTAAAGAACGTAAGGCAAGGATAAAACGAGAAACACGTGAAAAACAGCTCATCAAAAGACGGGGCCACGCCCATGGAATTGACAAAATGGTGGTATTTAATCCTTTTTACATCAAGCTCGACCATAGAAAAGACCAACCAAGGAAGTTCTTAAAGTCCGAAAACGCTCAATTGGGGCTGAGCGAGCGCATTTTCAAAAATGCTAATCTTAATAACCTGGATTTAGAGGTTATTGATGACATAGTTTTCAAAGAAAACGATTTGGAGAAGTATAACGACCTCGCCTTTCTAAACAGTTGGTTCAAAGAGAGACTCTCACACTTGGACAACCAAGTTCCCATCACCAACCTTGACAGAGAGCTGGTAAACGAACTCATAAGCAAATACGACACAAAATACTTTTGCTGGATGGGTATTTTGGGACACACAAGCAGGAAAGGAGGAAAATTGGGTAACCTTCTTTTAGCAAGTAGCCTAGGTTACCTTTTTGTTCCTGCCATACCATATTACCTATTTAAAATGGTCACCCCTGAATATGCCACAAACTTTTATTGTCTGGTACTAGACATAAAAACCGGAGAAATTGTACATGCACAAGCCGAAAGTATAGGCTATATGGATTCATCCAGCCAAATTAATGCTACCCTTTATGACCTTTTTTATCAAATAAAAACCAACAGATAA
- the arfB gene encoding alternative ribosome rescue aminoacyl-tRNA hydrolase ArfB, with amino-acid sequence MSERVNVQDLEKEVVFTASRSGGAGGQNVNKVNTKVTLLFDVRNSSILDEADKSKMENRLSNYINKEGVLVISASEKRSQLQNKDIALQKLDKLLAKAFAKRKPRKATKPPKSAVKKRLDIKKKTSEKKQWRKNID; translated from the coding sequence ATGTCAGAACGAGTGAATGTACAGGATTTGGAAAAGGAAGTTGTATTTACAGCTTCTAGAAGCGGTGGGGCCGGAGGACAGAATGTCAATAAGGTAAATACCAAAGTGACACTGTTGTTTGATGTACGCAATTCCTCCATTTTGGACGAAGCGGATAAGTCGAAAATGGAAAATAGGCTGTCCAATTATATCAACAAGGAAGGTGTGCTTGTTATTTCGGCATCAGAAAAACGCTCGCAGTTGCAGAATAAAGATATTGCGCTTCAAAAGCTGGATAAGTTGCTTGCTAAGGCATTTGCAAAGAGAAAACCAAGAAAAGCTACAAAACCTCCTAAGTCGGCAGTTAAAAAGCGGTTGGATATAAAGAAGAAAACCAGTGAAAAAAAGCAATGGCGGAAAAACATTGATTGA